The Chanodichthys erythropterus isolate Z2021 chromosome 12, ASM2448905v1, whole genome shotgun sequence genome contains a region encoding:
- the LOC137032720 gene encoding C-type lectin domain family 4 member E-like isoform X2 produces the protein MELENFHDNKLRNNKYTTGPQRYCQDEGRAQNRRSRCLVVITVCLGILCLLLIAAIIYQHIMCTSKQGYVWGPDGLFISNKEMSWSDSRQYCRDRGADLVIIDTEEKQRHITSLVKESVWIGLTDVENEGTLIWVDNSPLNKGFFVEGQPNNYYSDEDCTELNPTKHALNNWSDLQCSYKKKGICEK, from the exons ATGGAATTAGAGAACTTTCATGATAATAAACTCAGAAATAATAAGTACACAACTGGACCACAAAGATACTGCCAGGATGAAGGAAGAGCTCAAAATCGCA GAAGTCGATGTTTGGTGGTGATCACAGTGTGTCTCGGGATCCTTTGTCTTCTTCTGATTGCTGCCATTATATATCAGCACATTATGTGCACTTCTAAACAGG GATATGTGTGGGGTCCAGATGGTTTGTTCATATCCAATAAGGAGATGAGCTGGTCTGACAGCAGGCAGTACTGCAGGGATCGAGGAGCTGATCTGGTCATTATCGACACTGAAGAGAAGCAG agacacataACTTCATTAGTCAAGGAGAGTGTGTGGATTGGTTTGACTGATGTTGAGAATGAAGGGACCCTGATATGGGTGGATAATTCACCCCTGAATAAAGG GTTTTTTGTTGAAGGTCAACCGAATAACTATTATTCAGATGAGGACTGTACTGAACTGAATCCTACAAAACACGCCCTGAACAACTGGAGTGATCTCCAATGCTCTTACAAGAAAAAAGGGATTTGTGAGAAATAG
- the LOC137032720 gene encoding C-type lectin domain family 4 member E-like isoform X1 → MELENFHDNKLRNNKYTTGPQRYCQDEGRAQNRRSRCLVVITVCLGILCLLLIAAIIYQHIMCTSKQVFLLGYVWGPDGLFISNKEMSWSDSRQYCRDRGADLVIIDTEEKQRHITSLVKESVWIGLTDVENEGTLIWVDNSPLNKGFFVEGQPNNYYSDEDCTELNPTKHALNNWSDLQCSYKKKGICEK, encoded by the exons ATGGAATTAGAGAACTTTCATGATAATAAACTCAGAAATAATAAGTACACAACTGGACCACAAAGATACTGCCAGGATGAAGGAAGAGCTCAAAATCGCA GAAGTCGATGTTTGGTGGTGATCACAGTGTGTCTCGGGATCCTTTGTCTTCTTCTGATTGCTGCCATTATATATCAGCACATTATGTGCACTTCTAAACAGG tgtTTCTATTAGGATATGTGTGGGGTCCAGATGGTTTGTTCATATCCAATAAGGAGATGAGCTGGTCTGACAGCAGGCAGTACTGCAGGGATCGAGGAGCTGATCTGGTCATTATCGACACTGAAGAGAAGCAG agacacataACTTCATTAGTCAAGGAGAGTGTGTGGATTGGTTTGACTGATGTTGAGAATGAAGGGACCCTGATATGGGTGGATAATTCACCCCTGAATAAAGG GTTTTTTGTTGAAGGTCAACCGAATAACTATTATTCAGATGAGGACTGTACTGAACTGAATCCTACAAAACACGCCCTGAACAACTGGAGTGATCTCCAATGCTCTTACAAGAAAAAAGGGATTTGTGAGAAATAG